One window of Chitinophagales bacterium genomic DNA carries:
- a CDS encoding 50S ribosomal protein L25 — translation MNTINLKGTLRTDIGKKATSKLRADGFVPCNLYGGDKNINFHAPYNDFTKLIYTPDFFKTIIEVEGKEYEAVIREVQFHPVTDRITHIDFLELIPGRAVTVDIPVELTGLAKGVKNGGKLILKTRKIRVKATPDKMVNVIKVDVTNLALGKSIKVKEAITNELEVITSASIPVASVVVPRAMRSAAEIEEEEAAEAAAAEAGEDEGEEGAGEESKEKEESSEA, via the coding sequence ATGAATACAATTAACCTGAAAGGAACATTAAGAACAGATATTGGAAAAAAAGCGACTTCCAAACTCAGAGCTGATGGCTTTGTTCCTTGCAATTTATATGGTGGAGATAAAAACATCAATTTTCACGCTCCATACAATGATTTCACAAAATTGATTTACACGCCCGATTTCTTTAAAACAATAATTGAAGTTGAAGGAAAAGAATACGAAGCAGTAATTCGCGAAGTGCAATTTCACCCAGTTACAGACAGAATAACACACATCGATTTCTTAGAGCTGATTCCCGGAAGAGCAGTTACTGTTGATATCCCTGTTGAACTCACTGGTTTAGCTAAAGGTGTTAAAAACGGTGGTAAACTGATTTTGAAAACCAGGAAAATTAGAGTAAAAGCTACTCCTGATAAAATGGTAAATGTTATTAAAGTAGATGTAACAAATTTGGCCCTGGGTAAATCCATTAAAGTAAAAGAAGCCATAACTAACGAACTTGAAGTCATTACTTCAGCATCTATCCCTGTAGCTTCAGTTGTTGTTCCAAGAGCAATGAGAAGTGCTGCTGAAATTGAAGAGGAAGAAGCTGCTGAAGCTGCTGCAGCAGAAGCTGGCGAAGACGAAGGCGAAGAAGGAGCTGGAGAAGAATCCAAGGAGAAAGAGGAATCTTCAGAAGCTTAA
- the pth gene encoding aminoacyl-tRNA hydrolase, whose amino-acid sequence MKYLIAGLGNIGAEYHATRHNIGFDVLDTIAEKEGFAFESERLADYATWKFKGRHIHFIKPTTYMNLSGRSVAYWLDRLKLSPDKLLVITDDLALPLGKLRLKSKGSDGGHNGLKNIIEHLGTQNYPRLRFGIGNGFNRGQQIDFVLGKWEEQEHELLNKTIERCSEAVKSYVTQGLARTMNQFN is encoded by the coding sequence TTGAAGTACCTGATCGCAGGTCTGGGAAATATCGGAGCCGAATATCATGCTACAAGGCATAATATCGGCTTTGATGTTTTAGATACCATTGCTGAAAAAGAAGGTTTTGCATTTGAAAGCGAACGACTTGCAGATTATGCAACCTGGAAATTCAAAGGCAGGCACATTCATTTTATAAAGCCCACCACATACATGAACCTGAGTGGCAGATCGGTGGCCTATTGGCTGGATCGCCTGAAGCTGAGTCCCGATAAATTATTGGTAATAACTGATGACCTTGCATTGCCACTGGGTAAATTGCGCCTGAAATCCAAAGGAAGCGATGGTGGCCACAATGGCTTGAAAAATATTATAGAGCACCTTGGCACACAAAATTATCCGAGATTGCGCTTTGGCATAGGCAATGGTTTTAATCGCGGACAACAAATAGATTTTGTGCTGGGCAAATGGGAAGAACAAGAACATGAGCTGCTGAATAAAACTATAGAGCGTTGCTCAGAAGCTGTAAAAAGCTATGTGACACAAGGACTTGCTAGAACCATGAATCAATTTAATTGA
- a CDS encoding fumarylacetoacetate hydrolase family protein, producing the protein MKIFCVGRNYVQHAQELNNPLPEKPVIFMKAPTAILKNKQPFFYPDFSKDIHFEGELVLKIKRNGKSIQEKFAEKYIESFSLGIDFTARDIQNELKEKGLPWELAKSFDGAAAIGDFVPFGNLERLSKSTFQIFKNDELVQEGLPEQMIFSIPQLIAFISNYFTLQQGDLIYTGTPAGVGPVKIGDKISGKLAEKELLQVEIK; encoded by the coding sequence ATGAAGATTTTTTGCGTAGGTAGAAATTATGTGCAACATGCACAAGAACTGAACAATCCACTGCCTGAAAAGCCGGTGATTTTCATGAAAGCACCCACTGCCATTTTAAAAAACAAACAGCCTTTTTTCTATCCCGATTTTTCAAAAGACATCCATTTTGAAGGGGAACTGGTGCTAAAAATAAAAAGAAACGGAAAGTCCATCCAGGAAAAATTCGCTGAAAAATACATTGAATCCTTTAGCCTGGGCATTGATTTTACAGCGCGCGATATTCAAAATGAACTAAAAGAAAAAGGCCTGCCCTGGGAGCTGGCCAAGTCCTTTGACGGAGCTGCCGCCATTGGTGATTTTGTGCCTTTTGGAAACCTTGAAAGATTAAGTAAAAGTACTTTTCAGATTTTCAAAAATGATGAATTGGTTCAAGAAGGGCTTCCAGAACAAATGATATTTTCCATTCCGCAGCTCATTGCATTTATTTCCAATTATTTTACCCTGCAACAAGGTGATCTGATATATACAGGCACACCTGCTGGAGTTGGTCCTGTTAAAATTGGCGATAAAATCAGCGGAAAATTAGCCGAAAAAGAGCTGCTCCAAGTCGAAATCAAATAG
- a CDS encoding thiamine pyrophosphate-dependent enzyme, protein MSLKEADTKIKRSTLLKAYRLMHTAKAMAELYEDNKDICSKYVHATSRGHEAIQLAVAMQLKKQDFVAPYYRDDSILLGIGYRPYELMLQLLAKKDDPFSGGRTYYSHPSSIREDMPKIPHQSSATGMQAIPTTGLAHGIKYLENQGLAKNNEEAPIVVCSLGDASITEGEVSEAFQMAILKELPIIYLVQDNEWDISASAKEVRAMDAAHYAKGFKGLKCYSINGSDFIESYSTFNKAMEYVRDKRKPVMLHAKVPLLNHHTSGVRKEWYRSEEDLTDHAKRDPIPHLKDQLLSFDFTEQELSEIEAEVKIEVAEDYAEALKAVDPKPEDLHTHIFAPTPVTGEKGQRSPAGAEKVVMVDAALHAVDEILKKHPEALLYGQDVGGKLGGVFREAALLAKKYGDQRVFNTPIQEAYIIGSTVGMSAAGCKPIVEVQFADYIWPGLNQLFTEVSRSCYLSEGKWPVQSLIRVPIGAYGSGGPYHSSSVESVLLQIKGIKVVYPSNAADMKGLLKAAFYDPNPVVILEHKGLYWSKVPGTSAAKTIEPDEDYILPLGKANIALEANDEKVNTGESLCIITYGMGVHWALNAAKDFAGKIEVLDLRSLNPLDEESIYQSVKHHNKCIVLTEETLAHSFAEALAGKIAKNCFEFLDAPLEIIGSENTPAIPLNSVLEKAMLPSVEKLKHTISKLLNY, encoded by the coding sequence ATGAGCCTGAAAGAAGCAGATACTAAAATCAAGAGAAGCACACTGCTGAAAGCTTACCGGCTAATGCACACAGCCAAGGCAATGGCAGAACTCTACGAGGATAATAAAGACATTTGCAGCAAATACGTCCATGCCACTTCACGCGGGCACGAAGCTATACAGCTTGCCGTAGCAATGCAATTGAAAAAACAGGATTTTGTAGCACCCTACTACCGCGATGATTCCATTTTGTTGGGAATTGGTTACCGCCCTTATGAACTGATGCTGCAATTGTTGGCAAAAAAAGACGATCCTTTTTCAGGTGGAAGAACTTATTATTCCCACCCAAGCTCTATCCGGGAAGATATGCCCAAAATCCCCCATCAATCATCGGCAACGGGTATGCAAGCCATTCCAACTACTGGGCTTGCGCATGGAATAAAATACCTTGAAAATCAGGGCTTGGCCAAAAATAATGAAGAAGCACCAATTGTGGTTTGCTCACTGGGCGATGCATCTATCACTGAAGGAGAAGTTTCCGAAGCTTTTCAAATGGCAATACTTAAGGAATTGCCCATCATTTACCTGGTACAGGACAATGAATGGGATATTTCAGCTTCGGCAAAGGAAGTCAGGGCAATGGATGCCGCGCATTATGCAAAAGGTTTTAAGGGATTGAAATGCTACAGCATCAATGGCAGTGATTTTATTGAAAGCTACAGCACTTTTAACAAGGCTATGGAATATGTGCGCGACAAGCGCAAGCCTGTAATGCTACACGCTAAAGTACCCTTGCTCAACCACCACACATCGGGTGTGCGCAAGGAATGGTACCGATCTGAAGAAGACCTTACAGATCATGCTAAAAGAGACCCCATTCCTCATCTGAAAGATCAATTGCTTTCTTTTGATTTTACGGAACAAGAATTGAGTGAAATTGAAGCTGAAGTAAAAATTGAAGTGGCAGAAGACTATGCAGAAGCTTTAAAAGCTGTGGATCCCAAGCCGGAAGACCTACACACCCATATTTTTGCACCAACGCCTGTTACAGGGGAAAAAGGACAGCGTTCGCCAGCCGGAGCAGAAAAAGTAGTAATGGTAGATGCCGCATTGCACGCTGTAGATGAAATTCTAAAAAAACATCCAGAAGCACTGCTCTATGGGCAGGATGTAGGGGGAAAGCTGGGCGGTGTTTTTCGTGAAGCCGCTCTTTTGGCAAAAAAATACGGAGATCAGCGTGTTTTCAATACGCCCATTCAGGAGGCCTATATTATTGGCAGTACGGTTGGAATGTCTGCTGCCGGATGCAAACCCATTGTAGAGGTTCAGTTTGCCGATTATATCTGGCCGGGGCTGAATCAATTGTTTACGGAAGTCAGCCGCTCCTGCTATCTTTCTGAGGGAAAATGGCCGGTTCAATCTCTAATACGTGTACCCATTGGCGCCTATGGAAGCGGTGGGCCTTATCACAGCTCCAGCGTGGAATCTGTGTTGCTTCAAATCAAAGGCATTAAAGTAGTTTACCCTTCCAATGCTGCTGATATGAAAGGTTTGCTGAAAGCAGCTTTTTATGATCCCAATCCTGTGGTAATTCTTGAACACAAAGGGCTTTACTGGTCCAAAGTGCCCGGGACATCCGCAGCAAAAACCATAGAACCCGATGAAGATTATATCCTTCCGCTGGGCAAAGCCAATATTGCTTTAGAAGCTAATGATGAAAAGGTAAATACTGGTGAAAGCTTGTGTATCATCACCTATGGAATGGGTGTGCACTGGGCATTAAATGCTGCAAAGGATTTTGCAGGGAAAATCGAAGTTCTTGATTTGAGAAGTCTCAATCCCCTAGATGAAGAAAGCATTTATCAAAGTGTGAAACACCACAACAAATGCATCGTGCTTACGGAAGAAACACTGGCCCATTCATTTGCTGAAGCATTGGCCGGAAAAATTGCCAAAAACTGCTTTGAATTTTTAGATGCTCCGCTGGAAATTATCGGCTCCGAAAATACTCCTGCAATACCTTTGAATTCTGTATTGGAGAAGGCCATGCTGCCATCCGTGGAAAAATTAAAGCATACAATTTCTAAGCTGCTTAATTATTAG
- the metK gene encoding methionine adenosyltransferase, with protein MPYFFTSESVSEGHPDKVSDQISDALVDHFIAFDPDSKVACETLVTTGQVMLAGEVKSNTYLDVQKIARDVIEKIGYTKSEYMFEAQSCGILSAIHEQSSDINQGVDRGNPEEQGAGDQGMMFGYATKETKSYMPLALDLSHKLLKELARLRRENKEIGYLAPDSKAQVTIEYSDDNQPIRIHTIVVSTQHDEFVKAKDNSSKASKEAEKEMLEKISSDIINILIPRVKAQLKPELQKLFTDDIIYHVNPTGKFVIGGPHGDTGLTGRKIIVDTYGGKGGHGGGAFSGKDPSKVDRSAAYATRHIAKNLVAAGVCDEVLVQVSYAIGVAEPMSIFVNTYGTAKVNKTDSEIARIVEKIFDMRPYAIEQRLKLRNPIYSETAAYGHMGRKSEIVKKSFFSYDGKEHIREVELFTWEKLDYVGQVKAAFGL; from the coding sequence ATGCCATACTTTTTTACTTCCGAATCCGTATCGGAAGGACACCCCGATAAAGTTTCCGATCAAATATCAGATGCCCTTGTAGATCATTTCATTGCTTTTGACCCCGACTCAAAAGTAGCTTGTGAAACACTGGTTACAACCGGGCAGGTGATGCTTGCCGGAGAGGTAAAATCCAATACTTATCTCGATGTGCAAAAAATTGCAAGGGATGTAATTGAAAAAATCGGTTACACCAAGTCGGAATATATGTTTGAAGCCCAATCCTGTGGAATTTTGTCGGCCATTCACGAACAATCATCCGACATCAACCAAGGTGTAGATCGAGGCAACCCAGAAGAGCAGGGAGCAGGCGACCAGGGGATGATGTTTGGTTATGCCACCAAAGAAACCAAAAGCTATATGCCTTTGGCACTTGATCTTTCACATAAATTATTGAAAGAACTGGCAAGGTTGAGAAGGGAAAATAAAGAGATTGGCTATTTGGCACCCGATTCGAAAGCACAAGTTACCATTGAATACAGCGATGACAATCAACCCATTCGCATTCATACCATTGTGGTTTCTACACAGCATGATGAATTTGTAAAAGCAAAAGACAATTCCTCAAAAGCAAGCAAAGAGGCTGAAAAAGAAATGCTGGAAAAAATCAGCTCAGATATTATCAATATTTTGATTCCCCGTGTGAAAGCACAATTGAAACCCGAATTGCAGAAATTATTTACCGATGATATCATTTATCACGTCAATCCTACTGGAAAATTCGTTATCGGAGGTCCCCATGGCGATACCGGATTGACCGGAAGAAAGATCATCGTAGATACATACGGAGGTAAAGGCGGACATGGTGGAGGAGCTTTTTCAGGAAAAGACCCTTCCAAAGTGGATCGCTCGGCTGCCTATGCTACCCGACATATTGCCAAAAACCTGGTAGCTGCCGGAGTTTGCGATGAAGTATTGGTTCAGGTTTCCTATGCCATTGGAGTGGCAGAGCCTATGAGTATTTTTGTAAATACTTATGGTACAGCCAAGGTCAATAAAACCGACAGTGAAATTGCGCGTATAGTGGAGAAAATTTTCGATATGCGCCCTTATGCCATTGAACAAAGGCTGAAACTTAGAAATCCCATTTACTCAGAAACTGCAGCATACGGACACATGGGCAGAAAATCTGAAATTGTGAAAAAGAGTTTTTTCTCTTATGATGGGAAAGAACATATTCGCGAAGTTGAGCTCTTTACCTGGGAAAAACTCGATTATGTCGGTCAGGTGAAAGCTGCCTTTGGTTTGTGA
- the tyrS gene encoding tyrosine--tRNA ligase, with protein METFIEELKWRGLYFDAIENTDKHLSDAKRVGYIGFDPTAPSLGIGNLVQVILLRHFQNAGHQPIALIGGATGMIGDPSGKSDERKLQSTEQIEFNIKKIKSQLGKFLDFKGQNPVILANNYDWYSGMGVLDFLRDVGKLLTVNYMSAKDSVKSRLETGISFTEFSYQLLQGYDFHVLNNKFNCSVQLGGSDQWGNITTGIEIIRRVSGKEAYGITSPLVTKADGSKFGKSEKGNIYLDREMTSPYAFYQFWLNCSDEDARNFIKIFTFREKEEIEKLIAQHEEAPHKRLLQNILAEDLTLMVHSQEDLDLAKKASEILFGKATKATFEGVSEEQLDEILTGVPKFDIARTDLEQGVPLFDFLAAKTGIFASNGEIRRAIKGNALQINKERIQDEQISIDTSYLINDRYLIVQNGKKKYFIVRAV; from the coding sequence ATGGAAACTTTTATTGAGGAGCTGAAATGGCGCGGCCTTTACTTTGATGCGATTGAAAACACGGACAAACATTTATCCGATGCCAAAAGGGTGGGCTATATTGGTTTTGACCCTACAGCTCCATCCCTGGGAATAGGAAACTTGGTGCAGGTTATTTTGCTGCGCCATTTCCAAAATGCTGGGCATCAGCCCATTGCATTGATAGGTGGCGCAACTGGAATGATTGGTGACCCATCCGGAAAATCGGATGAAAGAAAGTTGCAAAGCACCGAGCAGATTGAATTCAATATTAAAAAAATAAAATCGCAGTTAGGAAAATTCCTTGATTTTAAAGGGCAAAACCCTGTTATTCTGGCGAATAATTACGATTGGTATTCAGGAATGGGCGTGCTTGATTTTCTGCGCGATGTGGGAAAATTACTTACCGTCAATTATATGTCGGCCAAAGATTCAGTGAAAAGCAGATTGGAAACAGGCATTTCCTTTACCGAATTTTCCTACCAATTGTTGCAGGGCTACGATTTTCACGTGCTGAACAACAAATTCAATTGCAGTGTGCAGCTGGGCGGCTCCGATCAATGGGGCAATATCACTACAGGAATAGAAATCATTCGCAGGGTAAGCGGAAAAGAAGCCTACGGCATTACCAGTCCGCTGGTGACCAAAGCCGATGGCTCTAAATTCGGCAAATCGGAAAAAGGGAATATTTACCTCGACCGGGAAATGACCAGTCCCTATGCTTTTTACCAGTTTTGGCTGAATTGCAGTGATGAGGACGCCCGCAATTTTATCAAGATATTCACCTTTAGGGAAAAGGAGGAAATTGAAAAGCTAATTGCCCAACATGAGGAAGCACCCCATAAAAGATTACTGCAAAATATTTTGGCAGAAGACCTGACCTTAATGGTGCACTCACAGGAAGATTTGGATTTGGCAAAAAAAGCCTCGGAAATCCTTTTTGGAAAAGCCACCAAAGCGACTTTTGAGGGTGTTAGCGAAGAACAGTTGGATGAAATCCTGACGGGTGTCCCCAAGTTTGATATTGCCAGAACTGACTTGGAACAAGGTGTTCCCCTTTTTGATTTTCTGGCTGCTAAAACGGGCATATTCGCCTCCAATGGTGAAATACGCAGAGCCATCAAAGGCAATGCGCTGCAAATCAACAAGGAACGCATTCAAGATGAACAGATTAGTATTGACACTTCTTACCTCATCAACGATCGCTACCTGATCGTGCAAAATGGCAAGAAGAAATATTTTATTGTAAGGGCGGTTTAA
- a CDS encoding BCCT family transporter — MAKKVVRSDEKKSIFGLQVNGPVFFTSSIIIVLSVALTLIFSEDAEKYFTSIQEWVSNNGDWVFILGVNVFLVFMFYLAFSKYGRLKIGGEDARPEFKTLSWFAMLFSAGMGIGLLFWSIAEPVFHFSSPPLSEGGTAEAAREAMNFTFLHWGLHAWGIYALVGLSLAYFTYSRGLPLTIRSVFYPFLGDRIYGIIGDIIDIFAVLATLFGLATSLGFGVQQIAAGLEHVFGIGSGLLTQVSLIGGITLIATASVVLGVDKGVKFLSEWNMRIAILLLLLVVVMGPSIFIFKTFIQNTGSYLSSLLEIATWSESYTNTSWQNSWTVFYWGWWIAWSPFVGMFIARISKGRRIREFILGVLIVPTLVTFFWITAFGSVSIEQIISGDTRLIDAVNDNVATALFVFLEKYPFAIALNVVAVILIAGFFVTSSDSGSLVIDSLTSGGKIDAPVGQRIFWAVSEGAVAAVLLIGGGLQALQTAAIVTGLPFTLILMIMCYSLYKGLKEDMQKHEKKASQKEAENYEEIVRKIVKKRS, encoded by the coding sequence ATGGCTAAAAAAGTAGTAAGAAGTGATGAAAAGAAATCTATATTTGGATTGCAGGTGAACGGCCCTGTTTTCTTCACTTCCTCAATTATCATTGTTTTAAGTGTAGCGCTCACTTTAATCTTCAGTGAAGATGCTGAAAAATATTTCACTTCTATTCAAGAATGGGTTTCCAATAATGGAGACTGGGTTTTCATTTTGGGTGTCAATGTTTTTCTGGTATTTATGTTTTATCTGGCATTTAGCAAATACGGGCGATTGAAAATTGGCGGAGAGGATGCCAGGCCTGAGTTTAAAACATTATCTTGGTTTGCCATGCTTTTCAGTGCCGGTATGGGCATTGGCCTTTTGTTTTGGAGTATTGCAGAGCCTGTTTTCCACTTCAGCAGCCCACCTTTATCTGAAGGAGGTACTGCGGAAGCAGCTCGCGAAGCAATGAATTTTACTTTTTTGCACTGGGGTCTACATGCCTGGGGGATATACGCACTGGTAGGTCTTTCACTCGCATATTTTACTTATTCCAGAGGATTGCCACTTACCATTCGTTCTGTATTTTATCCCTTTTTGGGCGATCGTATTTACGGTATTATAGGAGACATCATAGATATTTTTGCGGTATTGGCTACACTATTTGGTCTTGCTACATCACTGGGCTTTGGCGTGCAGCAAATAGCGGCCGGTCTGGAGCACGTCTTTGGTATAGGTAGTGGTTTGTTAACACAGGTGTCGCTGATTGGTGGCATTACCTTAATAGCTACAGCCTCTGTAGTACTGGGTGTAGATAAAGGCGTAAAGTTTTTGAGCGAATGGAATATGCGCATTGCCATATTGCTGCTTTTACTGGTAGTAGTAATGGGTCCCAGCATTTTTATTTTTAAAACATTTATTCAAAATACAGGCAGCTACTTGTCCAGCCTTTTAGAGATTGCCACTTGGTCGGAAAGTTATACGAATACAAGCTGGCAAAACTCCTGGACTGTTTTTTATTGGGGTTGGTGGATTGCCTGGTCTCCCTTTGTAGGAATGTTTATAGCCAGGATATCCAAGGGGCGCAGGATTCGTGAATTTATCTTAGGTGTTCTTATCGTACCTACTTTGGTTACTTTCTTTTGGATCACTGCTTTTGGGAGTGTTTCCATAGAACAGATAATATCCGGAGATACACGCTTAATAGATGCTGTAAATGACAATGTTGCTACAGCCCTATTTGTCTTTTTAGAAAAATACCCATTTGCAATTGCTTTAAATGTCGTTGCCGTAATACTGATTGCAGGGTTTTTTGTGACTTCATCGGACTCTGGCTCTCTGGTAATCGATAGTTTAACATCTGGTGGTAAAATTGACGCACCTGTTGGGCAGCGGATTTTCTGGGCTGTTTCAGAGGGTGCCGTGGCTGCTGTTTTGCTTATAGGCGGAGGCTTGCAGGCATTGCAAACAGCCGCTATTGTTACGGGGCTGCCTTTCACACTTATCTTGATGATTATGTGCTATTCCCTTTACAAGGGATTGAAGGAGGATATGCAAAAGCACGAGAAAAAAGCATCACAAAAAGAGGCAGAAAATTATGAAGAGATTGTTAGGAAAATTGTGAAAAAAAGAAGTTAA
- a CDS encoding universal stress protein translates to MVIKKILVALDLSEIDNRLIEYAAFLANELALEKVYFIHNIRKYAIGDLFEEELKDVNLDEVIGDELNEQVATGFKSDTPWEVLISEDTYTESLISYIANKYSIDLMLLGNKNNVKGTGQLTGKLIRMLKCPVLSLPASSPIKLEQVWVGTDFSTASEKSFRYAFELSKEIPLKLSAVHVYNLPLQFAPYVPQESMVLKVEKHVQEKFSRFIKRLKYDKEIKPVIIPGRDATIAEKIIEKANRSGVDLLIVSDKGENTFSHLIIGSVADDLFDQELNVPLMIVK, encoded by the coding sequence ATGGTAATCAAAAAAATATTGGTAGCGCTGGATCTATCAGAAATTGATAATCGCTTGATAGAATACGCAGCTTTTTTGGCAAATGAATTAGCGCTTGAAAAAGTTTATTTCATTCACAATATCAGAAAATATGCTATTGGCGATTTGTTTGAAGAGGAGCTAAAAGATGTCAACCTTGATGAAGTCATTGGCGATGAGCTGAATGAGCAGGTAGCCACTGGATTTAAATCTGATACCCCTTGGGAGGTATTGATCTCTGAAGATACTTACACTGAATCGCTTATCTCATATATTGCTAATAAATACAGTATTGACCTCATGCTACTGGGCAATAAAAACAATGTGAAAGGTACTGGCCAACTTACAGGCAAATTGATCAGGATGCTGAAGTGCCCTGTACTTTCGTTACCAGCCAGCTCGCCCATTAAATTAGAGCAAGTATGGGTTGGAACTGATTTTTCCACTGCATCTGAAAAGTCTTTTCGATATGCCTTTGAATTAAGCAAAGAAATACCGCTTAAACTATCCGCAGTGCATGTGTACAATCTTCCTCTGCAATTTGCGCCCTATGTACCACAGGAATCGATGGTGCTAAAGGTAGAAAAGCACGTGCAGGAGAAATTCAGTCGTTTCATTAAGCGATTGAAATACGATAAAGAGATAAAACCTGTAATCATTCCAGGCAGGGATGCCACCATCGCTGAAAAAATCATAGAAAAAGCAAATCGCTCGGGAGTGGATTTACTCATAGTGAGTGATAAAGGAGAAAATACTTTTTCGCACCTAATAATAGGTAGTGTGGCAGATGATCTGTTTGATCAGGAATTAAATGTTCCTTTAATGATCGTAAAATGA
- a CDS encoding bifunctional GNAT family N-acetyltransferase/carbon-nitrogen hydrolase family protein, translating into MDKVEKVEIRQLRLEDYRELKSSMVKAYENWENSHWLESEIKKLLEKFPDGQICVVVNDKVVGAALSLIVDYDKFGDNHDYNQITGNETFSTQDPNGDVLYGIDVFIHPDYRGLRLGRRLYEARKELCESLNLKSIIAGGRIPNYKEHSKEMTPRQYIEKVRLNEIHDPVLSFQFSNDFHVIKVLKSYMEGDEESLEYATLLEWNNIYYQKTEKLINATKSVVRLGLVQWQMRNVSGIEALYDQMEFFIDTVSGYKSDFVVFPELFNAPLMSKYNHLNEWEAVRELSAFTQPILEKFIDYAISYNVNIITGSMPVLRDDKLYNVGYLCRRDGSYESYEKLHITPNEGHYWGMHGGHKLKMIETDSGKIGVLICYDVEFPELGRILADEGVEILMVPFLTDTQNGYSRVRSCAQARAIENECYVAIAGSVGNLPKVQNMDIQFAQSAVFTPCDFAFPTNGVKAETTPNSEMTLIVDVDLNLLKELHSYGSVRNLKDRRKDFYSLVRK; encoded by the coding sequence ATGGACAAAGTAGAAAAAGTAGAGATTCGCCAGCTCAGGCTGGAAGATTATCGAGAGCTGAAAAGCTCAATGGTAAAAGCCTACGAAAATTGGGAAAATTCCCATTGGCTGGAAAGTGAAATCAAAAAACTGCTGGAAAAATTTCCCGATGGGCAGATTTGCGTGGTGGTCAATGACAAGGTTGTTGGCGCTGCCCTTTCGCTGATTGTGGATTATGACAAATTTGGTGACAACCACGATTACAACCAAATTACCGGAAACGAAACCTTCAGCACGCAGGATCCCAATGGCGATGTACTTTATGGTATAGATGTGTTTATCCATCCTGACTATCGCGGTTTGCGTCTGGGGCGAAGATTGTACGAGGCGCGCAAAGAACTTTGCGAGAGCCTGAACCTGAAATCCATTATTGCAGGCGGGAGAATCCCAAATTACAAAGAACACTCCAAGGAAATGACCCCGCGCCAATACATTGAAAAAGTGAGGCTCAATGAGATTCACGACCCGGTGCTGAGTTTTCAATTTTCCAATGATTTTCACGTGATCAAAGTACTGAAAAGCTATATGGAAGGCGATGAAGAATCGCTGGAATATGCAACTTTGCTGGAATGGAACAATATCTATTACCAAAAAACGGAGAAGCTGATCAATGCCACCAAATCCGTGGTGCGCTTGGGGCTGGTGCAATGGCAAATGCGCAATGTCTCGGGAATCGAAGCCCTTTACGACCAAATGGAATTTTTCATCGATACGGTTTCGGGCTATAAAAGCGATTTTGTGGTATTCCCGGAATTGTTCAATGCCCCGCTGATGTCGAAATACAATCACCTGAACGAATGGGAGGCCGTGCGTGAACTTTCGGCATTTACCCAGCCCATTTTGGAAAAATTCATAGACTATGCCATCTCCTATAATGTAAATATCATTACCGGAAGTATGCCCGTATTAAGAGACGACAAACTCTACAATGTGGGTTACCTGTGCCGTAGGGATGGCTCTTATGAATCCTACGAAAAGTTGCACATTACGCCCAATGAAGGACATTACTGGGGCATGCACGGTGGTCATAAACTGAAAATGATAGAAACGGATTCGGGAAAAATTGGCGTGCTGATTTGCTACGATGTGGAGTTTCCTGAACTTGGCCGCATATTGGCCGATGAAGGGGTGGAAATCCTAATGGTGCCTTTCCTGACCGATACACAAAATGGCTATTCGCGGGTGCGCAGTTGTGCACAGGCGCGGGCGATAGAAAATGAATGCTATGTGGCCATTGCCGGCAGTGTAGGCAATTTGCCCAAGGTACAGAACATGGACATTCAGTTTGCGCAATCGGCTGTTTTTACCCCCTGCGATTTTGCCTTTCCCACCAATGGCGTAAAAGCAGAAACCACACCCAATTCTGAAATGACCCTGATTGTGGATGTGGATTTAAATCTGCTGAAAGAACTGCACAGCTATGGCAGCGTAAGGAATTTAAAAGACAGAAGGAAAGATTTTTATAGCTTGGTGAGAAAGTGA
- a CDS encoding cold-shock protein, with protein MSNGTVKFFNNSKGFGFITPEEGNKDVFVHVNGLIDEINEGDKVSYDVEESPKGLNAVNVKVV; from the coding sequence ATGAGTAACGGAACAGTAAAATTCTTCAATAATTCTAAGGGATTTGGGTTCATCACCCCAGAAGAAGGAAACAAAGATGTATTTGTACATGTAAATGGACTAATTGATGAAATCAATGAAGGGGACAAAGTAAGCTACGATGTAGAAGAAAGCCCTAAAGGATTGAATGCAGTAAATGTTAAAGTGGTTTAA